Proteins encoded together in one Amphiprion ocellaris isolate individual 3 ecotype Okinawa chromosome 14, ASM2253959v1, whole genome shotgun sequence window:
- the si:dkey-175m17.7 gene encoding uncharacterized protein si:dkey-175m17.7, which produces MPPLPLDERIVVIQRPKNLALCEASPQTIPQHSSQITASSNGQVAQPPHLHPSQSHFYSPACKSLTLECKRRASRVQKFKGDQPANPAGVRHIPSHCHSNGTVTLGPRLPSHTHTIDIRLTVDKGGRGGGFSNSLGRSGSVRGGRGRCVSSQLDQGQCERKTASAGRPVGAEHKLQRVRQLSSSPGGVLQFVPAQAQQHKFRGEKEKENTSFLNRSDQEFPSLGHRKNSKLGTVHQSHNSRGQPYHHNSVPVPHAAILNSNYPPSPPSQPAHVPVSFQQISQPHPPRSRDHRPHILHGLPLSPCSSHAGGFPSPDHTCTIDCTHPFSCGCWRLVRCRGCKGHSASFQGGGGSTSTSFSCGHNVGAVKRGGKEMGLRNLGGCLSTASTSNTSSSNSTASDCRASLFKPLRCASCSGEAGNFESPAILRKKLVGGCLPCTPLSSSAPLRAIQSCVTGCNPKASQTGSSTCSYCSSDPIVVTFNPRRGKPPGRSTGAAHPMAMFQADDDDYSVRTIWPEELAKKMTHSKAQKNHCAGMGVGVGKTCASQAQNSSNGTGLVLLDCQNLQEYTQTPHTDRAGRRRLQQGKMASFDFMGCRSRSDYDDGRNSLKRLLNKAEDAGMSDGPEPDEDAAYPRSPSPRSASPPSPVSFSPPPSAPSTLIKPKPWQRERDGGHSLPSAHSLHLALNSLNREQDEENSRMHLSLPLSSSLPASLSDESVMTPDAENAVVSPILPFLYLGNERDAQDLDLLLRLNIGYVVNVTTHLPLYHVNSGLRYKRLPATDNSKQNLRQYFEEVFEFIEEAYQSGQGVLVHCQAGVSRSATIVIAYLMKHTLMTMTDAYKYVRSRRPVVSPNLNFMGQLLEFERDLNSGVTPRILMPKLNGVETQV; this is translated from the exons ATGCCTCCCCTCCCTCTTGACGAGCGCATAGTGGTTATTCAGCGCCCTAAAAACCTAGCCCTATGTGAGGCTTCCCCACAAACCATCCCACAGCACTCGTCTCAAATTACAGCCTCCTCCAATGGACAAGTCGCCCAGCCTCCTCATCTCCATCCTTCTCagtctcatttttactcacccgCCTGTAAATCTCTGACTCTGGAATGCAAGCGGAGGGCCTCCCGTGTGCAGAAATTCAAGGGCGACCAGCCTGCCAACCCAGCGGGTGTCAGACACATCCCTAGCCACTGCCACAGCAATGGCACAGTAACTCTGGGCCCACGCCTGCCCTCCCACACACATACTATTGATATCAGGTTGACAGTGGACAAAGGTGGCCGAGGAGGAGGATTCAGCAATTCATTAGGGCGCAGTGGAAGTGTAAGAGGTGGCAGAGGGAGATGTGTCTCATCACAGTTAGATCAAGGACAATGTGAGAGAAAAACCGCAAGTGCAGGACGGCCAGTTGGAGCCGAACACAAGTTACAACGAGTTCGTCAACTGTCATCTTCCCCTGGAGGGGTCCTGCAGTTTGTCCCCGCTCAGGCGCAGCAGCATAAGTTCAGGGgtgaaaaagagaaggaaaacactAGTTTTCTCAACAGAAGCGACCAGGAATTTCCCTCCTTAGGTCACAGGAAGAATTCCAAACTGGGAACTGTCCATCAGAGTCATAATAGTCGCGGTCAGCCCTACCACCACAACTCTGTCCCTGTGCCCCATGCTGCCATCCTAAACTCCAACTACCCCCCATCCCCTCCCTCCCAACCTGCCCATGTCCCGGTCTCATTTCAGCAGATCAGCCAGCCTCACCCACCTCGTTCCAGGGATCACCGCCCTCATATTCTTCATGGTCTACCCCTCTCCCCCTGCTCCTCCCATGCTGGAGGCTTCCCCAGCCCCGACCACACCTGCACCATCGACTGCACCCACCCCTTCAGCTGCGGCTGCTGGAGGTTGGTAAGATGCAGAGGGTGTAAGGGACACTCTGCTAGCTTccaaggaggtggaggaagcaCTTCCACCTCATTTTCCTGTGGTCACAATGTCGGAGCAGTAAAGAGAGGAGGTAAAGAAATGGGCCTGAGAAATCTGGGTGGGTGTCTTTCCACCGCCTCCACCTccaacacctcctcctccaacaGTACTGCGTCTGACTGCCGAGCAAGTCTGTTCAAACCCCTCCGCTGTGCCTCCTGCTCTGGCGAGGCCGGAAACTTCGAAAGTCCTGCTATCCTCCGCAAAAAGCTGGTAGGAGGATGCCTGCCCTGTACGCCGCTGTCCTCTTCCGCCCCCCTGAGGGCCATACAGAGCTGCGTTACGGGCTGCAACCCCAAAGCCTCCCAGACAGGCAGTTCCACCTGCAGCTACTGCAGCAGCGACCCCATAGTGGTGACATTCAACCCTCGCCGAGGCAAACCCCCAGGAAGAAGCACTGGAGCTGCTCATCCAATGGCCATGTTCCAAGCCGATGATGATGACTACAGCGTCCGTACTATCTGGCCTGAAGAACTGGCCAAGAAGATGACTCATTCTAAGGCCCAGAAGAATCACTGTGCTGGGATGGGAGTGGGCGTTGGGAAGACCTGTGCTAGCCAGGCCCAGAACAGCAGTAATGGAACAGGCCTCGTCCTCTTGGACTGTCAGAACCTCCAGGAGTACACACAGACTCCGCATACAGATCGTGCTGGTCGACGACGGCTTCAGCAGGGCAAAATGGCTTCCTTCGACTTCATGGGCTGCAGGTCTAGATCCGACTATGACGACGGGCGCAACTCGCTGAAAAGGCTCCTGAATAAAGCAGAAGATGCAGGAATGAGCGATGGTCCCGAGCCAGACGAAGACGCAGCATATCCCCGCTCCCCCTCTCCCCGCTCTGCATCCCCTCCATCACCTGTGTCCTTTTCCCCTCCACCATCCGCCCCCAGCACACTCATCAAACCCAAACCctggcagagagaaagagacggAGGACACTCTCTGCCATCGGCTCACTCTCTTCACCTGGCCCTGAACTCCCTGAACAGAGAGCAAGATGAGGAGAACAGCAGAA TGCACCTGTCCCTGCCGCTGTCCTCCTCGTTGCCGGCGTCTCTGTCTGATGAGAGTGTGATGACTCCTGATGCGGAGAATGCTGTGGTCAGTCCAATCCTGCCTTTCCTGTATCTGGGGAACGAGAGAGACGCCCAGGACCTGGACCTGCTGCTGCGCCTCAACATCGGCTACGTGGTCAACGTGACCACTCACCTGCCCCTCTACCACGTCAACTCTGGACTGCGCTACAAAAGGCTCCCAGCCACCGACAACAGCAAGCAAAACCTTCGACAATACTTTGAAGAGGTTTTTGAGTTCATTG AGGAGGCATATCAGAGTGGACAGGGAGTGTTGGTACACTGCCAGGCAGGCGTGTCTCGTTCTGCTACCATCGTCATTGCCTACCTTATGAAGCACACCCTCATGACAATGACAGATGCCTACAAGTACGTGCGGAGCCGTCGACCCGTCGTGTCCCCGAATCTAAACTTCATGGGCCAACTTCTGGAGTTCGAGAGAGACCTCAACTCTGGGGTGACTCCTCGCATCCTGATGCCTAAACTGAACGGTGTGGAGACGCAGGTGTGA